A region of the Gambusia affinis linkage group LG11, SWU_Gaff_1.0, whole genome shotgun sequence genome:
TATTTTCAGTCATCTTTTATTAAAACCGTCTCTCACAAAAACAGCCTCACTCTCTCTCAGCCTTAAATAACCGTCCAACTCAATCAAATATAGCAGGAGCTGTGAGTAACTGCCAACACCCAGAGACAAAACTGAGTCATCAACTGTGCCAATGTGCGTCTCTGAGGCAGagttaggtgtgtgtgtgtgtgtgtgtgtgtgtagtcgTTTAGCTATTCTGTTCAGGACATTCTCTGGCGTATTTATCAACGTTCTGAAGACAGGTGGGACTTATGGAGGCCAAAGCCTAATGCAGTGGACCCCCCCCTGTTTTTGTAGGGTTAGgtttaaatgcagttactaaaCTGAATGGACGTCGATACAAAGGGCTGGGCgattttaactaaaaatgaaatcattgatGTTTTTCATACCAGATCACATTTTCTATCAGAAATGAGTGGCTTCTATTTCAATCAACCCTTCTGTGAGTTGTATAACTTTGTATTAGGGCTTGGCTATGATaacttttgtttaattatgagaatatagtcataatattaccaaaaaattaacatcttaaaattatgatgaaaacaaaaaagtaattttactgtaaaaaaagaaaaaaaaaagaagctttgatagttaattttttgtgttgggtgttctcataaaattataaCCTCATCCTCCTAATATCTTTCTTAGATATGATTTATTCTGGtagtatttattgatttattctcgtattattttgactttgttctCATATGACTATTCTCGTTTTATCATGACTGCAATATTtgtgtaatattatgactttattctcgtaaaaaaaaaaaaaaaagaagaagtttgcCTTATCTTTATATTCTGTCGTTGAATTGACATGAATTCAAGTAAATAGAATCTGTAAAAAAACTTTGGgcatgatatatatatatatatatatatatatatatatccagaTTTTacaaatctaacattttcaAAGACCAAAAATTTGACTAATTGATAAAATATATCTAACGCCCAGCTGTTAAAGAAATATgaagttgtgtgtgtgtacctggaCTGAATAGCGAGGTAAATGGTTCTTCTGAAAGCGACAAGGTTGACTTCTGTCTTGTCAAAGATGGTGACCTTCTCATCtgggagagagggaaagagCAGTTTGACTAGCTGGTAAATGTTTCTTACCCAATGCTTATCAGAATATTGCAaagatcataaaaataaaactaattcacACACTTATGTTATAAACATCCCAAATGTAAtcaaatttacatttctgatcAGCTAATAACTCGTCATTGGTTGAGATCAAAAAGCTTCTTATGATAAGGACCAGAgggagtttttttcccccccaataaaccagataaaattatttttttagagcaACAGTCACAAAAAGCtacaaagtcttttttttcctgattggatacaaaaaccactgaatcttacttttttattttattttatacacaaACGTTGAAGCCATGTCatcattaaaatttattttaaaacccattttacttttaatgtggAGTTTAAAACTGCAGATGCTTAAATCCTAAACCCAAAAATATAACAATGACtagtacaaaataatttaaaacacttaTCTATATCATGTCAACATTGTTAGAATAACCTTTAATTAAAACAGGCAGCGACTTCTCTTCGTTAATCTTACCTTCTCCCGCTTCCTCgttctcatcttcctcctcctcttcatcgtcGCTGCCATCTCCCTCCTCTCCTGAGTCGCTGCTGCCTTCATCCAGGATATCTGACAGAAGGCCACAGCCGATTGGTCAAACTGTGGCAGAGGCCACCGTGAACTGGACTGCGCCTCAAAGTGAAGGACGTTCTCACCTCTCTTGATGGTTTTGTATTTCTCCTCGTTCTCTAGGAAGTCTGGGTCCAACTTGAACACGTCTacatgaacacacaaacaccgataatgtttttacacacacacacacatctagaCGAAGCTACGCCTGCCTCTTTCTCTTCATCTTACTGAGGATATCCTCTGGGTTGTACTCGTCATCCAGCGGCAGCATGTGGGTGAACTGGTCGTCCTCGTCCACCAGGTCCAGGCCTTCAGGGATGACGGGATGATCTTTGAAACCATCCTTCCTGATGGCAAACATCACCTCGATCATGTACTGGACCCTTTTGTCAATGGACGATTCATGGAGGACATTCCTGAGACGCTCGAATATggctgcaaaaaagaaagaaatacattttttgtttaaacattcaGCAGGTTTTAAGATGAAAACTCTGTAATTGAAAGCAGAAATGCTCAATAGATGGACAGATAACAGGAAtcctaaacatttttccatgaaAAAGTTCCATATTTTTCCCAGACTTCCAAGTCGTTTAAGTTCACATTAAAACGTAAGATAATCAAGTGCCTATAAATTTAGGGGAAATATTCCTACAACTTACTGGCCTTAAACAATTaatctgcaaaaacatgaaGCTAGGAGGAAGGAGGatcaaaaggagagaaagaaaggaaatggaTAAGGAAGGATGGAGGCAAGCCTGAAAGAACACAACAAAGAgggatttttaaagaaaagaaggacACAAAGAAGGAATTATTGAAAGAAGGACGGAGAAAAAAAGGACGACACAAATATGGAAGATGAAAAGGATACAAGAATGGAAAAAACAAGGCACAAAAATATAGACAGCAGGGAAAAGAcaggagaaatgaaaaaaggaaggaaggaaagataTAAGAAGTAAAaggtatggatgaatgaacatttgaaaaaaacaaagaaatgggAGGACACAGCTTTCAGAGAACAggagagataaagaaaaaagagtttagaaacagaaacatttcccaATCTGCTTTTAGCCATTGATGACAGATTTTAGATCtgaaaagtgatgaaaaaaaaataattcctgaCTTTTCCAGGCCTTGCCATAATGGGAAAACAAATGGACTGAGGATAtaaggatggatggacaaatggaCCAATTATTGAATGGATGTTGAACAAAAGAATAGATGGGAGataataaaacagaaggacGGATGGATCAATTattaatggatggatagacGGAGTCtggaaatgcaaatatttccagactattttctttttacttatcCAGACCTGGAACACGCCTGAATCAGGCTGCATGTTATTCTGCACTGCGTTGGAACCCTGGTATATCTAAACCTGTGTTGACCCatttatgcagatgatacaaTGTCAATAGCTGCTGATGGAGTGTACCATTGATTCCACGGGGTGAGACCTCGGTCAGTTTGAGTCCACAATCCTTGAGGAAAGAGATGGCCACCTCCACGCTGTCGTCAGTCGGACGCTCCAGCAGCAGAGTGAGCATCTCCAAACACAAAACCTCGTGGGCCTGAGGGAGGAGCGGAGTGAGATGCAACACAaactctcacacacaaacaaacgACCTCATTGGGACGTCGGGCGTCGACTCTAACTGCACGGGAAGGAGAAATCGGGACCTACCACGTTCTGGTTGATGAGATGAGCCACGAACTTTGAGGCCGTCAGGCACTGTTGCTGTAAGAAGACGCTTTAATGAACAAGTTTTCCCAAAACCAATAGACATTGAAAAGCATTAAGTTAGACGGTGAGAGCGAAAAGCGTTCCTCTGCTGAATTATCTCCTTTAAAAAGCGAACAGATTGTACAAACTTCGACAGCAGCACATGAAAACACATCCTAGGTTATGTTTAAAGCTTCCTCCTCTCATTTAGCTCCAGATCCTTCTCTGATCAGTAATTTGGACTCGCATCGCCTCCACCTGTTCATGTTGGAAAACTTCCACCTCTGGGAACAAAGGTGAATCCGTCACATTCAAATTGCTCATTCATTCGAAAAACACTTCTATGAAAGGACACGCTTGCTATTTTTAGGACTCTGAATGAATTCACATTTAAACTAGACTAGAATTGACTAGAACATTACCGAGAAGGGTCACAAGTAGGACTGTAAATGACAATGATTTTaattaacgattaatcgatcaactgcattaaaaaattggcacattctgcaggtttttcatttaatcaattaagccttttttgcacaatattacaaatatgttaaaaatgtcaatgCCTGAAATGCAATAAGATAGCATCCCTATAGTGCATGCTTGACCATTAGTaggtaaaggaaaaaaatactatCTACTAATcagttaataatttttttaattaatactgTAAGACAGTAAAAGGTACTTAATATGAgattgtttttctcagattttgaaccaggtgaagctaataCAGCCAATCGGTTCTGGTTAGAACAGATTTGAAGACAAAGggcatttttttccatcttcaatacgaaaaaatatatatatactgtatatatagtgcagttttggtttaataTCTGCAAAGAAAgatattaaactaaattactatTTTTAGAGTCTGTATACCCCAGGTAActaaatcgattaatcacaattaattcaattaatccTTTCAGTCCTACATGGATCACAAGTAGGAGAAGCCACTGAACATCATCACGACATTAAGCATGCcatttaaaaacccaaaatttcCAAAGAAGTTTATTACTTCACcacagaagataaaaaaaatgccagaAATGTAATTGGTTGTTAGTCCTTGAAGCCTGACTGACGGGGTACCTTGAGGTTGCGGCGGTAGCTCCTCCTGAAGCTTAAGATGAGGCGTTTAAGGATCAGCTCGCCAATCTGTGGGAACTTTGAGTTGATGATGGCCACGACGGAAGCGTACACATGAGTGAAGATGGGAGAAGCTGCTTGGGCCTGCAGCACTGACCGAGCCAGAAGGCCCCTAGCAGACAGACGGAGGACCAGTCGAAAAGTTACAAATGGGCAGCATACAAACGACAAACCTCTTTCTGCTTGTTATTACAATATCAGCTGTCCTACATCtaggaaatattttgaaaattgaaaaataaaccagaatttGCATTAGTGTACGGTTAAATAATTGCTTACCTTCCCCTGAcaatgttttcctgcagcagctcctggatGATGTTCACAATGTTGGACACGTTGACTTTGTTGATCAGACCGTTGATGGACTTCTTCAGAGCCTCCCAGCTCATCCTCTGATAGGCCAGGCTGTGAAAAAGGGCGAGGCATCAGTGATTATGCAATGTCAACGGGTAGAGATAATTGATGTCAGTAGCATTGTGCCGTTCAACGTGATTCAAcaaactttgaaacaaaagtACCAGAAGACAAACAGTAAAAgaggtttgtagtttttttttaagactaatCAATGATCAGGAGGTGAAAGAGGAATAAACCCAATCTTACCTGCTCTTGTCTGTGATTTGCTGTTGCATCATGCGCAGTTTGGCCGGCGGGATGTAAGCGCCGCCGGTCCTCGTCAGGATCGGGTCCagctcctcctttttctttttgaccgGCGGCTCTTCGCCGGCAGCTGGCTCCTTGTCTGCTGGAGGGGAGCCAGAGCGGCCCCGCCTCCGGCGCTCTGAATCTTCATCTCTGTTGGCTCGCCGATCAAAACGTCTGTCCCTGTCGTCGCGCCGGTCGTCGTAGCGATCTCTGTACACAGAAGAAAGGAGAAGTTTTTAGGTTATTTATAAAGGCAGAGACGCAAACCGGACCCATACCCGAGGcttttgaaatgttctttttgcaAATTTCAGAGGAACATAGCACACTACTGGAGCATGTTTCTCACCAGAAATGGTAAGCTTCACTTAGACTGACTGGTTTTCTGGAAGAGAACGAGTTTTAGGAAGTTTAGCTGTCTTTATCTGTTGccaaaacacatttcaatgttTGACTCAatcatctggttgttgatctgAGATGAAGTTGAAAATGTTAGAAGTGGTCATCCTCCTCCTTTCTAGCTGCTGAGCCACTGGCATTGAAGCAAAtgctcagcatgatgctgccatcaccgaGACACGTGGTACAGTGCACTTAGGTTTCAAAGTCTCACCTTGATCTTCAGGTTAAGGTTTGACCTTTATACATTCCCAGGTTAATATTAAAACTACCAAAAAACAGGACAGCTACAACAGAGACATCAAAGCCTAAAAAATTACCTTCATTACAATGACGTGTGTCCGTAAACCTTTGACTAGGACTGGTAAAATATATGCTACAAGCATCAACAAATTACAGATTctggttttaaattatttacaataagACATATTTGCCAGTTTATTTACTTAGATCAGATTTAAATGTCACATAGTGTCAATATTGTAATAAGTTAATTACACacataatttaagattttaagcaTGTCATCATGACACAATCTCATAAAAATTAGACTTTCTGTTTGGCCAAAGAGCCATATGTTTGACTTAAACCacatataaaaacttttttgatgAATAATCAACTTTGGCAAAATCCtattaacaaaacataaaactactTATCTCTGTTACAAGataatgtggaaatgtttttgagattAAGTCTGACTGGTACTCTGTGTCTCTGTGCCTTACCGAGGGTAGCGTCTCCTATCGAAGCGGTCTCTGTTCCGGTCTCTTTCTCTGGATCTTGAACGATCCCGTCCTCTTGACCTGGATCTGTCTCGCCCCTTAGATCTGGATCTTTCCCGTCCTCTTGATCTAGACCGTGATCTTCCACGTTCTCTGGATCTGGACTTGGACCTGGACCTTCTTCGTTCCCTGGATCTGGATCTATCCTCTCGGCTGGATCTGGATCCCGACCTTTCACGTCCCTTTGACTTCAAtccgtctctctctctggaTTTGGATCGGTTGTTTTCTTTGGACTCAGATCCGTCTTCTTCCATGGACCGTTTACTCTCTCTAGATGAGGATCTGTCACTCTCTTTGGACCTGGCTCTCTGGAAGAACAGCAGAAGAGTAAATCGACATTTAAGTATCATTTCTTCTAACCTCCAACCTACAAATCAGGACAACAGGACGAAATTAAATTATCCTGGGAACATCAGACAAACAGAATATCAAGCTGCCttagaagaaaatgtgtctttgAACTTTAGTTTTCTAGCTC
Encoded here:
- the cwc22 gene encoding pre-mRNA-splicing factor CWC22 homolog, with the translated sequence MDSPVRSENSSPKQTERNGSSDDESSPGAQGPQPTNARERSSKKESSPEGSNKSKNSSASSSDGSSSDDDEHQSALVKIRSSVAQLPRARSKESDRSSSRESKRSMEEDGSESKENNRSKSRERDGLKSKGRERSGSRSSREDRSRSRERRRSRSKSRSRERGRSRSRSRGRERSRSKGRDRSRSRGRDRSRSRERDRNRDRFDRRRYPRDRYDDRRDDRDRRFDRRANRDEDSERRRRGRSGSPPADKEPAAGEEPPVKKKKEELDPILTRTGGAYIPPAKLRMMQQQITDKSSLAYQRMSWEALKKSINGLINKVNVSNIVNIIQELLQENIVRGRGLLARSVLQAQAASPIFTHVYASVVAIINSKFPQIGELILKRLILSFRRSYRRNLKQQCLTASKFVAHLINQNVAHEVLCLEMLTLLLERPTDDSVEVAISFLKDCGLKLTEVSPRGINAIFERLRNVLHESSIDKRVQYMIEVMFAIRKDGFKDHPVIPEGLDLVDEDDQFTHMLPLDDEYNPEDILNVFKLDPDFLENEEKYKTIKRDILDEGSSDSGEEGDGSDDEEEEEDENEEAGEDEKVTIFDKTEVNLVAFRRTIYLAIQSSLDFEECAHKLIKMDFPDTQTKELCNMILDCCAQQRTYEKFFGLLAGRFCLLKKEYMESFEAIFAEQYDTIHRLETNKLRNVARLFAHLLYTDSVPWSVLECIRMSEETTTSSSRIFVKILFQELCAYMGLPKLNQRLKDPTLQTFFEGLFPRDNPRNTRFAINFFTSIGLGGLTDELREHLKNAPKMIMTQNQEVESSDSSSSSSSSSDSSSSDSSSESDSDSSSSSSSSDFDSKRKKKRRKGRVEEKKKKGKDKKNKEEKVDKRQKGGRSDDDVEKQAKKDRRERERELDERARGDARGRRREDRSEEEERQEEEGQRRKADRQRDDDGERHRGREGDRGRDRDSGRGREREYEDKREREGDRERDRDRNKENRDRNREREERRRR